A stretch of Aedes aegypti strain LVP_AGWG chromosome 2, AaegL5.0 Primary Assembly, whole genome shotgun sequence DNA encodes these proteins:
- the LOC5569162 gene encoding craniofacial development protein 1: MDPEDYPSDSDASDEDFRPDKVEDDSASEVDSDDNLEGHDAEDDGEETGGGGRKRKQKSKKAGNKKAKVDNSATKEKKESTGDENLKEDDEDEERLTDALWADFLAGTGNSNGPKISEPKTATSTKKELPRKTPETTKTTPEPNKIATVTKIFEFAGEAVEVTEEVSKSPAGQSVKPIGKAALGSSNGNAGPAKPFSGRPSGGGLGAVLGQIGKKNKLSTLEKTKLDWNSFKRSQGIEEELQTHNKGKDGYLERQDFLQRADVRQFEIEKSFRQTTRSNR; the protein is encoded by the coding sequence ATGGATCCCGAGGATTATCCAAGCGACAGTGACGCTAGTGATGAAGATTTCCGACCCGATAAAGTTGAAGATGACTCCGCGAGTGAAGTAGATTCCGACGACAATTTGGAAGGCCACGACGCAGAAGACGATGGCGAGGAAACTGGCGGTGGGGGAAGAAAACGAAAGCAAAAGTCCAAAAAGGCCGGTAACAAGAAAGCCAAGGTTGATAACTCTGCAACTAAAGAGAAGAAAGAATCCACTggcgatgaaaatttgaaagagGACGACGAAGACGAGGAACGATTGACTGATGCTCTTTGGGCGGATTTTCTAGCAggtaccggaaattctaatggccCTAAAATCTCTGAGCCTAAAACGGCTACTTCTACTAAAAAGGAACTACCCCGAAAGACTCCAGAGACCACAAAAACTACACCAGAACCAAATAAAATTGCAACAGTCACGAAAATATTCGAATTTGCCGGAGAAGCTGTTGAAGTGACGGAAGAGGTTTCCAAAAGTCCAGCTGGACAATCAGTCAAACCAATTGGAAAGGCCGCTTTGGGATCATCCAATGGAAATGCTGGCCCAGCCAAACCGTTCAGTGGACGTCCTTCTGGAGGGGGACTCGGAGCAGTATTAGGTCAAATTGGCAAGAAGAACAAGCTAAGCACCCTAGAGAAGACGAAACTTGATTGGAACAGTTTTAAGCGCTCTCAAGGAATCGAAGAGGAACTGCAAACGCACAATAAAGGCAAAGACGGCTACCTGGAAAGGCAAGACTTCCTCCAGAGGGCTGATGTGCGACAGTTCGAAATAGAAAAATCCTTCCGTCAGACCACCAGGAGTAATCGATAA